The nucleotide sequence GGCGTACGAAGCCAAGCGCTTCTCGCGCGGCGGGCGACTGATCGACCGCCGGGAGAAACGGGCCGTCCTCGAGGCGCTGAGCCCCATCGAGGATCGGCGGGTGCTCGAGATCGCCTGCGGGACGGGGCGGTTCACCGTCATGCTGGCCGAGCGCGGGGCGGACATCGTCGGTCTGGACATCTCCTCGGCGATGCTGGCACAGGGGCGGGAGAAGGCCCGGGCGGCGGACGTCGCCGATCACATCGAGTTCCTGCGCGGCGACGCGGCGCGACTCCCCTTCCCGGACGATCACTTCGACACCGTCTTCGCGATGCGCTTTTTCCACCTCGCCGACACGCCGGCGAAGTTCCTCGCGGAGATGTGTCGCGTCTCGAAAGAGCAAGTGTTCTTCGATACGTTCAACGACCGCAGTACGCGGGTCCTCTACAACTGGCTGCTCCCGATGGGTTCGCGGCTCTACGGCCGCGAGGAGGTCGAACGACTCATCGACGGGGCGGGACTGGAACTCGCCGACGCGAACCACGACTTCGTCCTTCCCTACGGGTTCTACCGGAAGATCCCCAACCAGTTGGCCGGCGCCTTCCGGTCCGCGGACACCGCCGTCGGCGACACGCCGATCGGCGACCACCTCGCCTCGGTCTCCTACTGGAACGCCCACGTCTGATACCGATTATTGTAACTGTTCACCGGTGGTTCGCCGGACCGTCCTGGTGAACCACCGGTACTGACTTACGATAAACAGTATGAGCCGAGTGGGAATCGTTATGGTCTCGGAGGCGGTGTGACCGGATATGGAGCTCTCGGTAGTGATACCGACACTCAACGGCCGGGACCACCTCGCGGCGGGCCTCGACACCCTCGCGGCCCTCGTCCCGGACGCGGAGATCGTCGTCGTCAACGGGCCGTCGACGGACGGCACTACCGGGATGGTTCGCGACCGCGACGACGTAGACGTCCTCGTCGAGGTGTCGACCCGCACCGAGAACGTCGCCCGCAACGCCGGTCTGGAGGCCGCCACCGGCGACGTCGTCGCCTTTCTCCGTTACGACCTCGTGGTCGAGTCGTCGTGGCTCGACGGCCTGCGCGACGGCCTGGCCGACGCGCCGGTCGTCACCGGCCCCACCCACCGGACCCTCGGCGGCGGGATGACGACCGAGGAGTCCGAGCGCCGAACGGTCGGTTCCCGCGAGGTGACGTACTTCAACGGCGGCAACGTCGCGTTCCGGCGACGGGTCGTCGACGCGCTCGACGGCTTCGACGAGTACCTCGAAACCGGCGGCGACCGCGACGCCGCCCACCGACTGGCAGCCCTCGACTACGACGTCGCCTGGCGTCCCGGGATGGGCGTCCGGCGGGAGTACTCCGCCGACGGCGGCGTCGCCACCGACGACCGCGGCGCCGAGTTCCGGGCGCTGGCCTACCGCCTCGTGAAGAACTACGGGGTCCGGCCGGCCGTGGCGACCGGCACGACCCGCCGCGCCGTCCGGGACGCCGTCTCGGCGGGCCGGGACGTCCTCCGCGGTGACCTCGACCCGACCGAGTGGTTCGCCACCGGCCGCGCCGTCGTCGGCGGCGTCGCCCGCGGCGCCGCGGACGGGCTGATCGCCCGCGTCAAGGATCGGTCACCCGCCCGCAACCCCCACGGCGTCTCGGATCGCTCCGACCGCGCCGTCGCGCGATACGACTGGCGCTGAGTCCTCGGGCGCTCGATCAGGCGATACGGACCGCGTCGCCGGCCCCGAGGCCGAACCGTTCGTCCCCCCGTCCCCGGTTCACGTCACACTCCACGTAGCCGTGGCTGCCGACGGTGACGAGCGGATCGCCCGGGGCGACCGACGCGAACGTCTCCACGGCGGGCACTCGGTCGCCGTTCACCGTCACCGTCTCCCGGCCGTCGAGGAACGTTCCGGGGACGTTCGTGACGACGTTCCCGAAGTCGTCGACAGCGAGGACCTCCCCCGACGCGTCGCCGGCCTCGACGGTCGCCTCGGGCAGGTCCACGGTCGTCGGGTCGGCCGGCGACAGGCGCTCGTGGGCGTCGAGTGCACCGATCCCTCGCGACCTGACGACGTCGTGGACGGTCGCCGCGAGCGGCGCGAACACGTCCCGGCCGTGGAACGTACTGGAGGCCGGGTCGCCGGGGTCGGCGTGGAACCAGTCGACCCCGTCGTCGTCGGCGATCCGCCGCGCGGCGGGGACCAGGAGGCCGTTGTCCGGGCCGACGAACGCGTGGCCGTTCGCCCGGCCGACCAGGACGCCCCGGTCGGTGCCGACGCCGGGATCGACCACCGCGAGGTGGGTCGCCGGCGGGAAGGTCGGCAGGGTCTCCCGGAGCCAGAACGCCGACTCCCGGACGGCACCCCGGGGCAGGTCGTGGGTCACGTCGACGAGGCGGGCGCCGCTCCGCCGGCAGATGACCCCCCGCATCGCGGCGGGGTACGGCGAGCCGAAATCGGAGGCGAGCGTGATCATGCGCCGTTGGCGTCGGTCTCGCTCAGGCGCTGGATCCGCTCGATGCCGTCGACCTCCTCGATCACCTCGACCACCGGATCGGGGACGAGGTGGCGCCACTCGCCATCCTCGACCATCCGTTCCCGGAGCTCCGCGCCCTCCAGCACGTCGCGGTTGAACATGGGCGACTGGCGGACCTCGACGCCGGCTTCGCCGAACAGCTGGATGACCAGCGGGTTGTTGGAGTACGCCACGTCGAAAGAGGGGGACATGCTCTGGACGTGACTCACCCAGACGGAGTTCCGGTCGAGGTCCTCGATGGGGACGACGTAGCTCGTACAGTCGAACTCCGCGACGGACTTCGTGACCATCATCACGCGTTCGCCGGCGGTGAAGGGGTTGCGACGCGAGTGGGAGTGGCCGGCGGAGCCGATCCCGAGGACGACTTCGTCCACCTCCGCGACGATCTCTCGGACCATTCGATGGTGGCCGTCGTGGTACGGCTGGAACCGGCCGATGTAGAACCCCCGCATGGTGACGACGTGCACACGCGCGTTTATAAAATCGACGAGTCGGCGAACGGGCCGTATTTCGTCCGCAGACGGATTGTCGCGCCGGATCCCCGTACTTCGTCGCTGAGATTGGGGGGAGAAAGTATATCAGTTGCGCACCCTTCAAATCTATCAACGACACCGTTCTATGAACGACGACACGAACACGGACGAGCGCCCCCCCGACGACGAGGAGCGCGGTTCCTCGGACGGTCGGACTGCGTCCGACGACGGCGAGGGATCGGAGATCCCTCGGGAAGCCGGCAAAGCCGGCGACGGCGAGGAGCAACGCTCCTCGGGCAACCGGACGCAGTCCGGTGACAGCGAGGACCGGGTCGATCCGGATCCCTCCCGTAACGAGTCCGGCGGGGCCGACGACTGGGAAGACGACGTCCCTGTCCCGACCGATGGACCGGGATCCGGCAACGGTCAGGCCGACGCGCCGACCGACGAGTCGGACGAGCGGTCCATCGACGACCTCGGCAGCGACGTCGAGATCGACGCCGAAATCGACGAGGATGCCGAGGAGAGCCTCCTCGGTGGCCTTCAGATCGATTCGACCGCCGAGATCAAGGTCCCCGATCGCCTCGTCGATCAGGTGATCGGGCAGGAACACGCCCGCGACGTCGTCATGAAGGCGGCCAAACAGCGCCGCCACGTCATGATGATCGGCTCGCCCGGGACGGGCAAGTCGATGCTCGCGAAGGCGATGAGCGAACTGCTTCCGAAGGAGGAACTGCAGGACGTTCTCGTCTACCACAACCCCGACGACGGCAACGAACCGAAGGTACGAACGGTTCCCTCGGGGAAGGGCGATCAGATCGTCGAGGCCCACAAGGAGGAGGCCCGCAAGCGCAACCAGATGCGCTCCTTCCTGATGTGGATCATCATCGCCATCGTGCTGGGGTACTCCCTCATCATCGCCGGCAACATCCTGCTCGGCATTCTCGCGGCGGGGATCATCTACCTCGCCTTCCGCTACGGCTCCCGTGGCTCGGACGCGATGATCCCGAACCTCATCGTGAACACCGCGGACCAGCAGACGGCGCCCTTCGAGGACGCCACCGGTGCTCACGCCGGCGCGCTCCTGGGCGACGTCCGCCACGACCCGTTCCAGTCCGGCGGCATGGAGACGCCGTCCCACGACCGCGTCGAACCCGGTGCCATCCACAAGGCCAACAAGGGCGTGCTGTTCATCGACGAGATCAACACGCTCGACGTCAGGAGCCAACAGCACCTCATGACGGCGATCCAGGAGGGCGAGTTCGGCATCACCGGCCAGTCCGAGCGCTCCTCGGGCGCGATGGTCCAGACCGAGCCCGTCCCCTGTGATTTCGTCATGATCGCCGCGGGGAACCTCGACGCCATGGAGAACATGCACCCCGCGCTCCGCTCGCGGATCAAGGGGTACGGCTACGAGGTGTACATGGACGACACCATCGAGGACACCCCGGAGATGCGTCGGAAGTACGCCCGCTTCATCGCTCAGGAAGTGGAGAAGGACGGCCGCCTGCCCCACTTCACCGACGACGCCATCGGCGAGGTCATCCTCGAGGCGCGTCGCCGTGCGGGCCGGAAGGGCCACCTCACGCTCAAACTCCGGAACCTCGGCGGACTGGTCCGTGTCGCGGGTGACATCGCCCGTGCCGAGGACGCCGAGTACACGACCCGGGAGCATATCCTGCAGGCGAAGGGTCGTTCCCGGAGCATCGAACAGCAGCTCGCGGACGACTACATCCAGCGGCGCAAGGACTACGAACTCCAGGTCAGCGACGGCTACGTCACGGGTCGCGTCAACGGCCTGGCCGTCATGGGCGAGGACTCCGGTATCGTCCTCCCGGTGATGGCCGAGGTGACGCCCTCCCAGGGGCCGGGCGAGGTCATCGCCACCGGCCAACTGAAGGAGATGGCCCAGGAGGCGGTGTCGAACGTCTCGGCCATCATCAAGAAGTTCTCCGACGAGGACATCACCCAGAAGGACATCCACATCCAGTTCGTGCAGGCGGGCGAGGGCGGCGTCGACGGCGACTCCGCCTCCATCACCGTCGCCACCGCGGTCATCAGCGCCCTCGAAGGCGTGGGTGTCGACCAGTCGCTGGCGATGACCGGATCGCTCTCGGTCCGGGGCGACGTGCTCCCCGTCGGCGGCGTCACCCACAAGATCGAGGCCGCCGCCAAGACCGGCTGTGACCGGGTCATCATCCCCGAGGCGAACATGCAGGACGTGATGATCGAAGACGAGTACGAGGAGATGATCGAGATCATCCCGGTCAGCCACATCAGCGAGGTCCTCGACGTCGCGCTCGAAGGCGAACCCGAGAAGGACTCGCTGGTCGACCGTCTCAAGACGATCACGGGCTCCGCGCTCGACAAGCAGAGCGTCAGTCAGGGCCCGAGCAGCCCTAGCCCGCAGTAGACGTGCCCGAGTGGGCGGCGTTCGCCGGCTTCGTCGGCGTCGTCCTCGTGGGCCTGCTCGTTCTCGCTCGCGCCTCCGCCGACACGCTCGGTGCGCCCGAGTTTCCCGCGACCCTCACCGACCGCGTCGTCGAGGCGCCGACCGACCCGCCGCCCAGCGCGACCCTCCGCAGACCCACCGCGCCCTCGACGCCGACGTTGCTCGCGAACGTCGTCCTCTCGCAGGGCGCCTTCGCGTCGCTTCTGGTGGTCGGCGCGTGGCTGACGGGGGTCCCGGCCGCGGCCGTCGGCCTCGCGGCCGACGCGTTCGCGCGGTCCGACATACTGGGCGGCATCGCCCTCGGCGTCGCGCTCCACGTCGTCAACGCCGTCGGCTCGCGGCTGACCGACCGGTTCGAACTCGGCGATCCCGAGCGACTCAGGCGGGCGATGACCCCCGAGACGACCGTGGGCTGGGTGGGGCTCCTGGGAGTCGTCCTGCCGCTCGTCGCCGGGTTCGAGGAACTCCTCTTCCGGGGCGTCCTGATCGGCGCCTTCGCGACGGGATTCGAACTCTCCCCGTGGCTGCTCGCTGGCCTCTCCTCGGTCGCGTTCGCCCTCGGCCACGGCGCCCAGGGCCGACTCGGTATCGTCGTCTCCGGCGCGCTCGGGTTCGTCCTCGCCGTCGCCTTCGTGCTGACCGACAGCCTGGTGACCGTCGTGATCGCCCACTACTTGGTGAACACGCTGGAGTTCGTCGGCGGCGGTCGGTAGCCGTCGGTCGCGCGGTCAGGCCTCGACGTCGCGGAGGCGCTCCGCGACCGCCGGCGGCGTCGCGCCCGGTCCCTCGATCCGGTGGTCGGGGATGAAGAGGGGTACCGGGTTCTCCCGAAGCGCGGCGCGGACGGCCTCGAGATCGTCCGCCTCGTCGTCGAGGCCGGCCAGTCGCGCCAGCCGCGACACACTGACCGTCTCCCCGTAGGGGACGTTGCGCGCCGCCTCGAGCACCGTCCGTTGCTCGGTCGGGACGGTGAGCGCCACCTCGACGTCGTCGAAGTGGTCCTCGGCCCCATCGAGGTAGGCGAACACGCGATCGAGCAGCGGGTGGTCCGGATCGGCGTCCGCCGGCACCGTCTCGGGGAACGAGACGCTGATCACGCGGTCGCCGGCCAGCCCCACCTGGATCGCCCGCCCGAGCGTCGGCGCGTCGCGTGCGTAGAGTCCTTCCATGGTCGATCGGAGGGCAGCGCGGCCCATATGGGTTGCCGTCGGCGGGCGCCGCCGCCGCCGTGGGACGCAAGCCTTATGTGCAAATACGTCCGTTAGTGTACAATGATGGACGCTAATGGTGAAGAACTGGCGCCCGCGGTGCGGTCGATCCTGTCGGCCGCCCGCGACCGGGGCGGCGGCGAGGAGCGCGTGTCGGTCGAGGCCCGATCCGTCCCGGCGGCCTTCGCGGCCGCCGAGGCCGACGGCCGGGTGCCGGTGATCGCGGAGGTGAAACCGACCAGTCCGACGACCGACGGTCGGCGGGACGACGACCCGGTCGACCTCGCGCGAGCGATGGTCGACGGCGGCGCGGCGGCGCTGTCGGTGTTGACCGAACCCGAGCATTTCGGCGGGTCGCCGGCGTCACTGGAGCGGATCCGGGCGGCGGTCGACGTGCCAGTGCTTCGCAAGGACTTTATCCTGACCGAGGCCCAACTCGACGTCGTGGAGTCGGACGTCGTCCTGCTGATCGCGCGGTTCGTCGACGACCTGCCCGCCCTCGTCGCGGCGGCACGGGAGCGTGGCTTCCAGCCGCTGGTCGAGGTCCACACGCGGGCGGAACTCGACCGGGCGACCTCGGCGGGTGCGGACCTGATCGGGATCAACAACCGCGACCTGGCGCGACTCGAAGTCGACCTCGACACCTTCGAGTCCCTGGCGCCCTCGGTTCCCGACGACGTGACGCTGATCGCCGAGAGCGGTATCGCGTCGGTCGCGGACGTCCGGCGGATGCGCGAGGCGGGTGCCGACGCCCTGCTGATCGGGAGTGCGATCATGGACGGTGACGTGACAGCGAACGTGCGGCGATTGACTTCAGCATGAGTTCTCACACAGGCAAGTTCGACGAGTACGGTGGACAGTACGTTCCCGAGGCGTTGATGCCCGCCATCGAGGAACTGGAAGACGCGTACGAGCGGTACGTCCTCGACAACGAGGACGGATTCATGGACGAGTTCCGGCAGCGGCTGGCCGACTTCGGCGGCCGGCCCACGCCGCTTCAGCGCGCGGATCGGCTCTCGGAGCGCTACGACGCCGAGGTGTACCTCAAACGCGAGGACCTGCTCCACGGCGGCGCCCACAAACTCAACAACGCGCTCGGTCAGGTCCTCCTCGCGAAGTACATGGGGAAAGACCGGATCATCGCGGAGACGGGCGCCGGGCAACACGGCACCGCCACGGCGATGGCGTGTGCCCACTTGGGGATGCCCTGCGAGGTGTACATGGGCCGCCGGGACATCAACCGCCAGCGCCCCAACGTCTTCCGGATGCGCCTCAACGGCGCCGAGGTGACCCCGGTGACCGTCGGCCGCGGCACGCTGAAGGAGGCCATCAGCGAGACGATGCGCGACTGGGCGGAGAACGTCGAGGACACCCACTACGTCATCGGCTCGGTCGTCGGTCCCCACCCCTTCCCGGCGATGGTCCGTGATTTCCAGCGCGTGATCTCCGAGGAGGCACGCGAGCAGACCCGGGAGAAGGCGGGTCGCCTCCCCGACTCGGTGCTCACCTGCGCGGGCGGCGGGTCGAACACCATGGGCCTGTTCGCCGAGTTCGTCGACGACGAGTCGGTCGACCTCTACGCCGTCGAGGCCGGCGGCAGCAGTCTGGAGGTCGACGAAGCGGAGGGCGTCGCCCCCAACTCGGCGACGCTCTCGACGGGCACGGAGGGCATCCTCCACGGCTCCCGCACCCGCATCCTGCAGGACGGGGACGGACAGATCATGGAGTCCCACAGCGTCTCGGCCGGCCTCGACTACGCCGGCGTCGGCCCCGAACTCGCCGCCCTCGTCGACCGGGACCGGGTCACCGCCGTCAACGTCGGCGACGACGGCGCGCTCGCGGGCTTCCATCGCCTCTCGCAACTCGAGGGGATCATCCCCGCGCTCGAATCCGCTCACGCCCTCGGCTACGTCGAGGACCACCACGAGGAGTTGGGCGAGGTGATCCTCGTCAACGTCTCGGGTCGCGGCGACAAGGACCTCGAAACCGTCCTCGAGGAGACCCACGACCGCGACATCGAGGGCGCCCCGGACATGGACACCTTCGAGTCGACGGGGGGGTTCTGATGAGCCGCATCGCCGAGGCGTTCGCTGACGGCCCCGCGTTCGTCCCCTACCTCGCGGCCGGCGACCCCGACTACGAGTCCTCGCTCGCCTACGTCGAGGCGCTGGAACGCGGCGGCGCCGACGTCATCGAACTCGGGCTTCCCTTCTCCGAACCCATCGCCGAGGGGCCGACAATCCAGAGCGCCATCGTCCGCGCCCTGGAGGCCGGTATGACGCCCACCCGCTACTTCGAGTTCGTCGAGGACCTCGCCGTCGACGTGCCGCTGGTCTGTATGACCTACTACAACCTGATCTACCAGTTCGGCGAGGGCGGCGGCCCCGACGACTTCGTCCGCCGGGCCGCCGAGGCGGGCATCGACGGCTTCGTCGTCCCCGACCTGCCGGCCGAGGAGGCCGAACCGCTCCGCGAGGCCTGCGACGAACACGGCTGTGAACTCGTCTTCATCGTCGCGCCGACGACCCGGGGCGAACGTCTGGAGCGCATCATGTCCCAGGTGTCGGGCTACGTCTACGTGCAGGCGCGACTCGGGACGACCGGCGCCCGCACGAACCTCTCGGATCGGGCCGCGGAGAGCCTGGAACGGGTCGCCGAGTGGGACGTCCCGAAGGCCGTCGGCTTCGGCATCTCGACGGGCGAGCACGCCCAGCGTGTCGTCGAGGCGGGTGCCGACGGCGTCATCGTCGGCTCCGCGCTCGTCGATATCGTCGCCCAGGGCGTCGAGCGCGGCGATCCGGCGGTGACCGTCGCGAGCCGCCTGGAGGGCAAGGCCCGCGAACTCAAGGCGGGTGCGCTCCGCGGGGCGTCGGGGAACGAACGTCCGCATCCGGAACGTACATAAGCGCCACTGGTACAGGGTAACATATCGATGAACACGGGAACACGAGCGCGCCTCCGGCGTATCTCGACGGACGACCGCTACCTGATCGTCCCCATGGACCACGGCGTCACGATGGGGCCGGTCAAGGGACTGGTCGACATCGAATCGACCATCGACGCGGTCACGGACGGCGGGGCTGACGCCGTCCTCACGCAGAAGGGCATCGCCCCCC is from Haloplanus salinarum and encodes:
- the lonB gene encoding ATP-dependent protease LonB; translated protein: MNDDTNTDERPPDDEERGSSDGRTASDDGEGSEIPREAGKAGDGEEQRSSGNRTQSGDSEDRVDPDPSRNESGGADDWEDDVPVPTDGPGSGNGQADAPTDESDERSIDDLGSDVEIDAEIDEDAEESLLGGLQIDSTAEIKVPDRLVDQVIGQEHARDVVMKAAKQRRHVMMIGSPGTGKSMLAKAMSELLPKEELQDVLVYHNPDDGNEPKVRTVPSGKGDQIVEAHKEEARKRNQMRSFLMWIIIAIVLGYSLIIAGNILLGILAAGIIYLAFRYGSRGSDAMIPNLIVNTADQQTAPFEDATGAHAGALLGDVRHDPFQSGGMETPSHDRVEPGAIHKANKGVLFIDEINTLDVRSQQHLMTAIQEGEFGITGQSERSSGAMVQTEPVPCDFVMIAAGNLDAMENMHPALRSRIKGYGYEVYMDDTIEDTPEMRRKYARFIAQEVEKDGRLPHFTDDAIGEVILEARRRAGRKGHLTLKLRNLGGLVRVAGDIARAEDAEYTTREHILQAKGRSRSIEQQLADDYIQRRKDYELQVSDGYVTGRVNGLAVMGEDSGIVLPVMAEVTPSQGPGEVIATGQLKEMAQEAVSNVSAIIKKFSDEDITQKDIHIQFVQAGEGGVDGDSASITVATAVISALEGVGVDQSLAMTGSLSVRGDVLPVGGVTHKIEAAAKTGCDRVIIPEANMQDVMIEDEYEEMIEIIPVSHISEVLDVALEGEPEKDSLVDRLKTITGSALDKQSVSQGPSSPSPQ
- a CDS encoding MGMT family protein, with protein sequence MEGLYARDAPTLGRAIQVGLAGDRVISVSFPETVPADADPDHPLLDRVFAYLDGAEDHFDDVEVALTVPTEQRTVLEAARNVPYGETVSVSRLARLAGLDDEADDLEAVRAALRENPVPLFIPDHRIEGPGATPPAVAERLRDVEA
- a CDS encoding CPBP family intramembrane glutamic endopeptidase, producing MPEWAAFAGFVGVVLVGLLVLARASADTLGAPEFPATLTDRVVEAPTDPPPSATLRRPTAPSTPTLLANVVLSQGAFASLLVVGAWLTGVPAAAVGLAADAFARSDILGGIALGVALHVVNAVGSRLTDRFELGDPERLRRAMTPETTVGWVGLLGVVLPLVAGFEELLFRGVLIGAFATGFELSPWLLAGLSSVAFALGHGAQGRLGIVVSGALGFVLAVAFVLTDSLVTVVIAHYLVNTLEFVGGGR
- a CDS encoding glycosyltransferase family 2 protein — translated: MELSVVIPTLNGRDHLAAGLDTLAALVPDAEIVVVNGPSTDGTTGMVRDRDDVDVLVEVSTRTENVARNAGLEAATGDVVAFLRYDLVVESSWLDGLRDGLADAPVVTGPTHRTLGGGMTTEESERRTVGSREVTYFNGGNVAFRRRVVDALDGFDEYLETGGDRDAAHRLAALDYDVAWRPGMGVRREYSADGGVATDDRGAEFRALAYRLVKNYGVRPAVATGTTRRAVRDAVSAGRDVLRGDLDPTEWFATGRAVVGGVARGAADGLIARVKDRSPARNPHGVSDRSDRAVARYDWR
- a CDS encoding nicotinamide-nucleotide adenylyltransferase: MRGFYIGRFQPYHDGHHRMVREIVAEVDEVVLGIGSAGHSHSRRNPFTAGERVMMVTKSVAEFDCTSYVVPIEDLDRNSVWVSHVQSMSPSFDVAYSNNPLVIQLFGEAGVEVRQSPMFNRDVLEGAELRERMVEDGEWRHLVPDPVVEVIEEVDGIERIQRLSETDANGA
- the trpA gene encoding tryptophan synthase subunit alpha, with product MSRIAEAFADGPAFVPYLAAGDPDYESSLAYVEALERGGADVIELGLPFSEPIAEGPTIQSAIVRALEAGMTPTRYFEFVEDLAVDVPLVCMTYYNLIYQFGEGGGPDDFVRRAAEAGIDGFVVPDLPAEEAEPLREACDEHGCELVFIVAPTTRGERLERIMSQVSGYVYVQARLGTTGARTNLSDRAAESLERVAEWDVPKAVGFGISTGEHAQRVVEAGADGVIVGSALVDIVAQGVERGDPAVTVASRLEGKARELKAGALRGASGNERPHPERT
- a CDS encoding class I SAM-dependent methyltransferase, with product MKGEEWYQTDEVAQAYEAKRFSRGGRLIDRREKRAVLEALSPIEDRRVLEIACGTGRFTVMLAERGADIVGLDISSAMLAQGREKARAADVADHIEFLRGDAARLPFPDDHFDTVFAMRFFHLADTPAKFLAEMCRVSKEQVFFDTFNDRSTRVLYNWLLPMGSRLYGREEVERLIDGAGLELADANHDFVLPYGFYRKIPNQLAGAFRSADTAVGDTPIGDHLASVSYWNAHV
- the trpB gene encoding tryptophan synthase subunit beta, with amino-acid sequence MSSHTGKFDEYGGQYVPEALMPAIEELEDAYERYVLDNEDGFMDEFRQRLADFGGRPTPLQRADRLSERYDAEVYLKREDLLHGGAHKLNNALGQVLLAKYMGKDRIIAETGAGQHGTATAMACAHLGMPCEVYMGRRDINRQRPNVFRMRLNGAEVTPVTVGRGTLKEAISETMRDWAENVEDTHYVIGSVVGPHPFPAMVRDFQRVISEEAREQTREKAGRLPDSVLTCAGGGSNTMGLFAEFVDDESVDLYAVEAGGSSLEVDEAEGVAPNSATLSTGTEGILHGSRTRILQDGDGQIMESHSVSAGLDYAGVGPELAALVDRDRVTAVNVGDDGALAGFHRLSQLEGIIPALESAHALGYVEDHHEELGEVILVNVSGRGDKDLETVLEETHDRDIEGAPDMDTFESTGGF
- the trpC gene encoding indole-3-glycerol phosphate synthase; this translates as MDANGEELAPAVRSILSAARDRGGGEERVSVEARSVPAAFAAAEADGRVPVIAEVKPTSPTTDGRRDDDPVDLARAMVDGGAAALSVLTEPEHFGGSPASLERIRAAVDVPVLRKDFILTEAQLDVVESDVVLLIARFVDDLPALVAAARERGFQPLVEVHTRAELDRATSAGADLIGINNRDLARLEVDLDTFESLAPSVPDDVTLIAESGIASVADVRRMREAGADALLIGSAIMDGDVTANVRRLTSA
- a CDS encoding SAM hydrolase/SAM-dependent halogenase family protein, whose protein sequence is MITLASDFGSPYPAAMRGVICRRSGARLVDVTHDLPRGAVRESAFWLRETLPTFPPATHLAVVDPGVGTDRGVLVGRANGHAFVGPDNGLLVPAARRIADDDGVDWFHADPGDPASSTFHGRDVFAPLAATVHDVVRSRGIGALDAHERLSPADPTTVDLPEATVEAGDASGEVLAVDDFGNVVTNVPGTFLDGRETVTVNGDRVPAVETFASVAPGDPLVTVGSHGYVECDVNRGRGDERFGLGAGDAVRIA